Proteins encoded within one genomic window of Methanosarcina barkeri str. Wiesmoor:
- a CDS encoding nucleoside 2-deoxyribosyltransferase, with amino-acid sequence MKRLEKMEVSEKRIKVSEKRSPKIFLSGSIRGGRQLLGTYRFMFDTLEEAGAEVLSWHVADPELEKTEMRMTEEEIYARDMGLLLKSDALIAEVTVPSTGVGYEICRALVQRIPVLCLYSPDASVSAMVLGNPDHLLDARAYPDKASLKKIITEFILAL; translated from the coding sequence ATGAAAAGACTGGAGAAAATGGAGGTCTCGGAAAAAAGAATTAAGGTTTCGGAAAAAAGAAGCCCAAAAATCTTTTTGTCTGGTTCGATCCGTGGAGGAAGGCAACTGCTTGGGACGTACAGGTTTATGTTTGATACCCTCGAAGAGGCTGGGGCTGAAGTGCTGAGCTGGCACGTTGCAGATCCTGAGCTGGAAAAAACCGAAATGAGAATGACAGAAGAAGAGATCTATGCTAGAGATATGGGTTTGCTTCTAAAAAGTGATGCCCTGATTGCAGAAGTAACAGTGCCATCCACGGGCGTAGGTTACGAAATCTGCAGGGCGCTTGTACAGAGAATTCCCGTGCTCTGTCTTTACAGCCCTGATGCATCAGTCTCGGCAATGGTACTGGGAAATCCGGACCATTTACTTGATGCAAGAGCTTATCCGGACAAAGCTTCACTCAAAAAAATTATCACTGAGTTTATCCTGGCTCTCTAA